Proteins from a genomic interval of Helicobacter pylori Shi112:
- the galE gene encoding UDP-glucose 4-epimerase GalE, translating into MALLFTGACGYIGSHTARAFLEKTKENIVIVDDLSTGFLEHLKALEHYYPNRVVFVQANLNETQKMDAFLNKQQLKDPIEAILHFGAKISVEESMRLPLEYYTNNTLNTLELVKLCLKHAIKRFIFSSTAVVYGESDFSLNEESPLNPINPYGASKMMSERILSDTSKIADFKCVILRYFNVAGACMHNDYSTPYTLGQRTLNATHLIKIACECAVGKRKKMGIFGTNYPTRDGTCIRDYIHVDDLASAHLASYQTLLEKNKSEIYNVGYNQGHSVKEVIEKVKEISNNDFLVEILDKRQGDPASLIANNAKILQNTTFKPLYNNLDTIIKSALDWEEHLLRFQ; encoded by the coding sequence ATGGCATTATTATTCACAGGGGCGTGCGGGTATATAGGCTCGCATACCGCAAGGGCGTTTTTAGAAAAGACCAAAGAAAACATCGTTATTGTAGATGATCTCAGCACCGGTTTTTTAGAGCACCTCAAAGCGTTAGAACATTACTACCCTAATAGGGTTGTGTTTGTTCAAGCCAATTTGAATGAAACGCAAAAAATGGACGCATTTTTGAATAAACAGCAGCTAAAAGACCCCATTGAAGCTATCTTGCACTTTGGGGCTAAAATCTCAGTAGAAGAATCCATGCGCTTGCCTTTAGAATACTACACCAACAACACGCTCAACACTTTAGAGCTTGTCAAACTTTGTTTAAAACATGCGATCAAGCGTTTTATTTTTTCTTCTACGGCCGTGGTTTATGGCGAGTCTGATTTTAGCTTGAATGAAGAAAGCCCCTTAAACCCCATTAATCCTTATGGAGCGTCTAAAATGATGAGCGAAAGGATTTTGTCAGACACTTCTAAAATAGCGGATTTTAAATGCGTTATTTTGCGCTATTTCAATGTGGCTGGAGCATGCATGCACAATGATTATTCCACCCCTTACACGCTGGGCCAACGCACGCTCAACGCCACGCATTTGATCAAAATCGCATGCGAATGCGCGGTGGGGAAAAGGAAAAAAATGGGGATTTTTGGCACTAACTACCCCACAAGAGATGGCACTTGCATTAGGGATTATATCCATGTAGATGATTTGGCTAGTGCGCATTTAGCGAGCTATCAAACCCTTTTAGAAAAAAATAAGAGCGAGATCTATAATGTCGGCTACAATCAAGGCCATAGCGTGAAAGAAGTGATAGAAAAGGTTAAAGAAATCTCAAACAACGATTTTTTAGTGGAAATTTTAGACAAACGACAGGGCGATCCAGCAAGCCTTATTGCCAATAACGCTAAAATCTTACAAAATACCACCTTCAAACCCCTTTATAACAACCTAGACACCATTATCAAAAGCGCTCTAGATTGGGAAGAGCATCTCTTGAGATTTCAATAA
- a CDS encoding LptF/LptG family permease has product MIKHYLFMAVSQVFFSFFLVLFFISSIVLLISIASVTLVIKVSFLDLVQLFLYSLPGTIFFILPITFFAACALGLSRLSYDHELLVFFSLGVSPKKMTKAFVPLSLLVSAILLVFSLILIPTSKSAYYGFLRQKKDKIDINIRAGEFGQKLGDWLVYVDKAENNSYDNLVLFSNKSLSQESFILAQKGNINNQNGVFELNLYSGHAYFTQGDKMRKVDFEELHLRNKLKSFNSNDAAYLQGTDYLGYWKKAFGKNANKNQKRRFSQAILVSLFPLASVFLIPLFGIANPRFKTNWSYFYVLGAVGVYFLMVHVISTDLFLMTFFFPFIWAFVSYLLFRKFILKRY; this is encoded by the coding sequence ATGATTAAACACTATCTTTTCATGGCGGTTTCGCAAGTCTTTTTCTCTTTCTTTTTAGTGCTGTTTTTCATCTCCTCTATCGTGCTATTAATCAGTATTGCAAGCGTAACGCTCGTGATTAAAGTGAGCTTTTTGGATCTGGTGCAACTCTTTTTGTATTCCTTGCCTGGAACCATTTTTTTTATTTTGCCGATCACTTTTTTTGCGGCTTGCGCTTTAGGGCTTTCAAGGCTTAGCTATGACCATGAATTGTTGGTGTTTTTCTCTTTAGGGGTTTCGCCTAAAAAAATGACTAAAGCGTTTGTGCCTTTAAGTTTGTTAGTGAGCGCGATTTTATTGGTGTTTTCGCTTATTTTAATCCCCACTTCTAAGAGCGCTTATTACGGGTTTTTGCGTCAAAAAAAAGACAAGATTGATATTAACATCAGAGCGGGTGAGTTTGGGCAAAAATTAGGCGATTGGCTCGTGTATGTGGATAAAGCTGAGAACAATTCCTATGATAATTTAGTGCTTTTTTCCAATAAAAGCCTCTCTCAAGAAAGCTTCATTCTGGCTCAAAAAGGCAATATCAACAACCAAAACGGCGTGTTTGAATTGAATTTATACAGCGGGCATGCGTATTTCACTCAAGGCGATAAAATGCGTAAAGTGGATTTTGAAGAATTGCATTTGCGCAACAAGCTCAAGTCTTTCAATTCTAATGATGCGGCCTATTTGCAAGGCACGGATTATTTGGGTTATTGGAAAAAAGCCTTTGGTAAAAACGCTAATAAAAATCAAAAACGCCGTTTTTCTCAAGCGATTTTAGTTTCATTGTTCCCTTTAGCGAGCGTGTTTTTAATCCCCTTATTTGGCATCGCCAACCCACGATTCAAAACGAATTGGAGTTATTTTTATGTCCTTGGAGCGGTTGGGGTTTATTTTTTAATGGTGCATGTGATTTCTACGGATTTGTTTTTAATGACCTTTTTCTTCCCCTTTATTTGGGCGTTTGTCTCTTATTTGTTGTTTAGAAAATTCATTTTAAAGCGTTATTGA
- the truA gene encoding tRNA pseudouridine(38-40) synthase TruA, translating into MRCFKATIAYDGAYFLGYAKQPNKLGVQDKIESALNALGIKSTVIAAGRTDKGVHANNQVLSFYTQKHWNAAKLFYHLAPKLAPHVVLKRLEEKNFHARFDAQKRAYRYLLTKNLKTPFLAPYIACGDYGSLDALNTALKQFTGKHDFSMFKKEGGAITNPKRAIFNAFAYKTFIIGHECVVFKIIGDAFLRSSVRLIVQACVQYSLEKITLAEIQAQIHNIKATIRTPIMANGLYLHRVYY; encoded by the coding sequence ATGCGTTGTTTTAAGGCTACTATCGCTTATGATGGGGCGTATTTTTTAGGCTATGCCAAACAGCCCAACAAACTCGGCGTTCAAGATAAGATAGAGAGCGCTTTAAATGCGCTAGGGATTAAAAGCACAGTCATAGCGGCTGGGCGCACGGATAAAGGCGTGCATGCCAACAACCAGGTTTTGTCTTTTTACACTCAAAAACACTGGAATGCCGCTAAATTATTTTATCATCTAGCCCCTAAACTCGCCCCGCATGTTGTCTTAAAAAGGCTAGAAGAAAAAAACTTCCATGCGCGTTTTGACGCTCAAAAAAGAGCGTATCGTTACCTTTTGACGAAGAATTTAAAAACGCCTTTTTTAGCGCCTTATATCGCTTGTGGGGATTATGGCTCACTGGATGCATTAAACACCGCTTTAAAGCAATTCACAGGCAAGCATGATTTTTCCATGTTTAAAAAAGAAGGCGGGGCGATAACCAATCCTAAACGCGCTATTTTTAACGCTTTTGCTTATAAAACCTTTATCATAGGGCATGAGTGCGTGGTGTTTAAAATCATTGGCGATGCGTTTTTGCGCTCTAGCGTGCGTTTGATCGTTCAAGCGTGCGTCCAATACTCCTTAGAAAAAATCACGCTCGCTGAAATTCAAGCGCAAATCCACAACATCAAAGCCACTATAAGAACGCCCATAATGGCTAATGGCTTGTATTTGCACAGGGTGTATTATTGA
- the pcm gene encoding protein-L-isoaspartate O-methyltransferase — protein sequence MNSIKNHLMCEEINKRFNLHPKVREAMESIEREVFVPAPFKHFAYTLNALSMQAQQYISSPLTVAKMTQYLEIDHVDSVLEIGCGSGYQAAVLSQIFRRVFSIERIESLYIEARLRLKTLGLNNVHVKFADGNKGWDQYAPYDRILFSACAKNIPQALIDQLEEGGILVAPIQENNEQVIKRFVKQNNALRVQKVLEKCLFVPVVDGVQ from the coding sequence TTGAACAGTATTAAAAACCATTTGATGTGTGAAGAAATCAATAAGCGTTTCAATTTGCACCCCAAAGTGAGAGAGGCCATGGAGAGCATTGAAAGGGAAGTTTTTGTGCCAGCCCCTTTTAAACATTTTGCTTACACTTTAAACGCGCTTTCTATGCAAGCGCAACAATACATTTCTTCGCCCCTAACCGTGGCCAAAATGACGCAATATTTAGAAATTGATCATGTGGATAGCGTGCTAGAAATTGGCTGCGGGAGCGGCTATCAAGCGGCGGTGCTTTCTCAAATTTTCAGGCGCGTTTTTAGCATTGAAAGGATTGAAAGCCTGTATATAGAAGCGCGTTTGCGCCTTAAAACTCTCGGTTTAAACAATGTTCATGTTAAATTCGCTGATGGGAATAAAGGCTGGGATCAATACGCCCCCTATGATAGGATTTTGTTCTCTGCTTGCGCTAAAAATATCCCTCAAGCCCTGATTGATCAGCTTGAAGAAGGCGGGATATTAGTCGCGCCCATTCAAGAAAATAACGAGCAAGTGATCAAACGCTTTGTGAAGCAAAATAACGCCTTGCGCGTCCAAAAAGTGTTAGAAAAATGCTTGTTTGTGCCTGTTGTAGATGGGGTGCAATAA